A part of Armatimonadota bacterium genomic DNA contains:
- a CDS encoding cytochrome b561 produces the protein MNKKRVRIYTGFERFWHWTQAVLILFLAFTGFEIHGAYTFFGFRETVRYHNIAAYLLLTLIAFAIFWHFTTGEWRQYVPTLENVRAQLEYYVIGIFRNAPHPTRKTVLSKLNPLQKLTYFGLKVVMIPLVVVSGLLYMFYRYPTRYGIEAINIGSLKFIALAHTLGAFLLMAFLVVHLYMTTTGETVFSNLRAMITGYEEVDEPAGTGTLEGQQA, from the coding sequence ATGAACAAAAAGCGCGTCCGAATATACACTGGCTTTGAGCGGTTCTGGCACTGGACACAGGCGGTGCTTATCCTGTTCCTCGCCTTTACCGGCTTTGAGATACACGGTGCGTACACGTTCTTCGGCTTTCGGGAGACGGTGCGTTACCATAATATTGCCGCCTACCTGCTGTTGACGCTGATCGCCTTCGCTATCTTCTGGCACTTCACCACTGGCGAATGGCGGCAATACGTGCCGACGCTGGAGAACGTGCGAGCACAGCTGGAGTACTACGTGATCGGCATTTTCCGCAATGCACCCCACCCTACCAGAAAGACGGTGCTAAGCAAGCTGAACCCGCTACAGAAGCTCACCTACTTTGGTTTAAAGGTGGTGATGATACCGCTGGTGGTGGTGTCGGGGTTGCTGTACATGTTTTATCGCTACCCCACGCGCTACGGCATCGAAGCCATCAATATCGGTTCGCTGAAGTTCATCGCGCTAGCGCATACGCTGGGCGCGTTCCTGCTGATGGCTTTTCTGGTAGTGCACCTGTACATGACCACTACCGGCGAAACGGTGTTCTCGAACCTCCGTGCCATGATTACCGGCTACGAGGAGGTGGATGAACCGGCAGGCACGGGTACTCTGGAGGGACAACAGGCATGA
- the proA gene encoding gamma-glutamyl phosphate reductase, which translates to MDDLLQQITEQARAARQAAMALAQASTAVKNQALLAMADALLADSRQILDANSEDVRRARERGLSEAMVERLTLNEKRIAAMAEGIRQVASLPDPVGEVMEGWKRPNGLEILKVRVPLGVIAIIYESRPNVTADAAALCLKSGNAVILRGGSEAFQSNQAITASLVRAIESAGLPAECVQMVQTTDREAATHLMRLNGLVDCIIPRGGAGLIQTVMQTATVPVIETGVGNCHTYVHEDADLQMASEVAFNAKVQRCSVCNAMETLLVHSAVAGEFLPAFAERLKEAGVEIRGCERTRQLVAWAVPATEEDWYTEYLALILAVKVVDSLDEAIAHINRYGSRHSEAIITRSLEAARRFTREVDAACVYVNASTRFTDGFEFGFGAEIGISTQKLHARGPMGLRELTTTKYIVYGDGQVRT; encoded by the coding sequence ATGGACGACCTGTTGCAACAGATTACGGAGCAAGCCAGAGCTGCCCGTCAAGCAGCGATGGCACTGGCGCAGGCGAGCACTGCCGTCAAGAATCAGGCTTTGCTGGCGATGGCGGATGCCCTGCTCGCCGACTCCAGGCAGATTCTGGATGCAAACAGCGAGGACGTTCGTCGCGCGCGCGAGCGTGGGCTCTCTGAAGCGATGGTAGAGCGGCTGACGCTGAACGAAAAGCGCATTGCCGCGATGGCAGAGGGTATCCGACAGGTGGCTTCTCTGCCCGACCCGGTGGGCGAGGTGATGGAAGGCTGGAAGCGACCGAACGGACTGGAAATCCTGAAGGTGCGCGTGCCTCTAGGTGTTATCGCCATCATCTACGAGTCACGCCCGAACGTCACCGCCGACGCAGCGGCGCTGTGCCTCAAATCGGGCAACGCCGTCATCTTGCGGGGTGGCTCGGAAGCTTTTCAGTCCAACCAGGCGATTACCGCCAGTCTGGTGCGCGCGATAGAGAGCGCAGGGCTACCTGCGGAGTGCGTACAGATGGTGCAAACCACCGACCGTGAAGCAGCTACGCACCTGATGCGCCTGAACGGTTTGGTAGACTGTATCATCCCGCGAGGCGGTGCGGGTTTAATCCAGACGGTAATGCAGACCGCCACCGTGCCCGTGATTGAAACCGGCGTGGGCAATTGCCACACTTACGTGCATGAGGACGCCGACCTGCAGATGGCATCGGAGGTGGCGTTCAACGCGAAGGTGCAGCGGTGTTCCGTGTGCAATGCAATGGAAACGCTGCTGGTGCATTCGGCGGTAGCAGGAGAGTTCCTGCCCGCGTTTGCGGAGCGGCTGAAAGAGGCGGGGGTGGAGATTCGAGGCTGCGAGCGCACGCGGCAGCTGGTCGCATGGGCAGTCCCTGCCACCGAGGAGGACTGGTACACCGAATACCTCGCGCTGATACTGGCGGTGAAGGTGGTAGATAGCCTCGATGAGGCGATTGCACACATCAACCGCTACGGCAGTCGTCACTCCGAAGCCATTATCACGCGCAGTTTGGAGGCAGCGCGACGTTTCACCCGTGAGGTAGACGCCGCTTGCGTGTACGTCAACGCCTCCACCCGCTTTACCGACGGCTTCGAGTTCGGCTTCGGGGCTGAAATCGGCATCAGCACCCAGAAACTGCACGCACGCGGTCCAATGGGCTTGCGCGAACTGACCACCACCAAATACATCGTGTACGGCGACGGGCAGGTGCGAACGTAG
- a CDS encoding transcriptional regulator — MSFETAVDARIWLRRVLWGLLSLAIIAGSAMLGALLGYNQNTSKPVTVRELVTPAFEGTPRLRILALGVDQESGNTDTIIVATVDFDKQAVYALSIPRDTRADIPGHRTFKINAAYAWGGLQTAKQTVENLLGITIDRVVLVRLEGFKRIVDLLGGVEIDIEKDMHYVDRKQGLYIHLKKGYRLLDGERAMQYVRFRHDPLGDLGRIQRQQKFLKALAAKMFQWREIDKLPELTRQIMEQIETDMTTREVLHLARFGKELPPERIFMGVLPGQPQNIGGLSYYIPDEMRVTHALDELEQNAQYQTTSEGGNQTP; from the coding sequence ATGAGTTTTGAGACCGCCGTCGACGCCCGCATCTGGCTGCGTCGTGTGCTGTGGGGATTGCTGTCACTTGCGATCATCGCAGGCTCTGCCATGCTGGGAGCGCTGCTGGGATATAATCAGAACACTTCCAAGCCGGTAACGGTACGGGAACTGGTCACCCCGGCTTTTGAAGGAACGCCCCGCCTGCGCATCCTTGCGCTGGGGGTGGACCAAGAATCGGGCAACACCGACACCATCATCGTGGCAACAGTGGACTTTGACAAGCAAGCGGTATACGCCCTGTCCATCCCACGCGATACCCGGGCGGATATTCCGGGACACCGTACCTTTAAGATAAATGCGGCGTACGCGTGGGGTGGGCTGCAGACAGCGAAGCAAACGGTAGAGAACCTGCTGGGCATTACCATCGACCGTGTGGTGCTGGTGCGCCTGGAGGGGTTCAAGCGAATCGTGGACCTGCTAGGTGGCGTGGAGATAGACATCGAAAAGGACATGCACTACGTCGACCGTAAGCAGGGACTGTACATCCACCTGAAGAAAGGCTATCGCTTGCTGGACGGTGAAAGAGCCATGCAGTACGTGCGTTTTCGACACGACCCGCTGGGCGACCTGGGACGTATCCAGCGCCAGCAGAAGTTCCTGAAGGCACTGGCGGCGAAAATGTTTCAGTGGCGGGAGATAGACAAACTTCCGGAGCTCACCCGACAGATTATGGAGCAGATAGAGACCGACATGACCACACGCGAGGTGCTCCATCTGGCGCGCTTCGGCAAGGAGCTGCCGCCGGAGCGTATCTTTATGGGGGTGTTGCCCGGTCAACCGCAAAATATAGGCGGTTTGAGTTACTACATTCCCGACGAGATGCGCGTCACCCATGCGCTGGACGAGCTGGAACAGAACGCGCAATATCAAACCACTTCCGAAGGGGGGAATCAGACGCCTTGA
- a CDS encoding 2-hydroxyacid dehydrogenase has product MSTKPLRVLYLPKPDHTELAFTPYWWKRLCGHAEVVEWDHTVSCTSENLAERIGEFEVLVTAWGSPRLTDDVLQKARRLRLIAHAAGSVKFMLSQQAVQQHLLPRGIRVFSGNGAIALNVAEATVGMMIMGVRRWIDHVLAYRERGVWRDPVIPLNGQYLLGATVGLVSCSTVAREVIRLLRPFRTRILVYDPFLPLPEARRMRLKPVDLETLFRESHIVSVHTPLLPETVGLIRGEHLRLLRDNSVLVNTSRGKVIEHDALIEEARTGRFVAVLDVTDPEPLPPDHPLREMPNVIILPHIAGAGFYGYHRIGELLVKAVEATAKGAPFEGEVRLDRYERIA; this is encoded by the coding sequence ATGTCTACAAAACCGCTCAGGGTGCTTTACCTACCAAAGCCCGACCACACTGAGCTGGCGTTCACACCTTACTGGTGGAAGCGTCTCTGTGGCCATGCGGAGGTGGTGGAATGGGATCATACGGTGTCCTGCACTTCCGAGAACCTAGCGGAGCGCATCGGCGAGTTCGAAGTACTGGTGACCGCTTGGGGCAGTCCGCGTTTGACAGATGATGTACTGCAAAAGGCGAGGAGGCTTCGGCTGATTGCCCATGCTGCTGGTTCGGTAAAGTTCATGCTTTCGCAGCAGGCGGTGCAACAACACCTCCTCCCGCGCGGCATCCGTGTTTTCAGCGGAAACGGTGCGATTGCGCTCAACGTTGCCGAAGCCACCGTGGGCATGATGATTATGGGCGTGCGCCGCTGGATAGACCACGTTCTCGCCTACCGCGAGCGCGGCGTCTGGCGCGACCCGGTTATTCCGCTGAACGGGCAATATCTCCTCGGCGCGACAGTGGGGCTGGTCTCCTGCAGCACGGTAGCGAGGGAGGTCATCCGCTTGCTTCGCCCCTTCCGTACTCGCATTCTGGTTTACGACCCGTTCCTGCCGCTGCCCGAGGCGCGGCGCATGCGCCTGAAGCCGGTAGATTTGGAGACGCTCTTCCGCGAGTCGCACATTGTGAGTGTGCATACACCTCTTCTGCCCGAAACGGTAGGGTTAATTCGTGGAGAACATCTGCGCTTGCTTCGCGACAACAGCGTGCTGGTGAACACCAGCCGGGGCAAGGTGATCGAGCATGATGCACTGATTGAAGAGGCACGGACAGGACGTTTCGTGGCGGTGCTGGATGTGACTGACCCTGAGCCGCTTCCTCCCGACCATCCTCTACGTGAGATGCCCAATGTGATTATCCTGCCGCATATCGCCGGTGCTGGATTTTATGGTTACCACCGCATCGGCGAACTGCTGGTGAAGGCGGTAGAAGCAACCGCGAAAGGGGCACCTTTCGAAGGAGAAGTGCGGCTGGATCGGTACGAGCGAATAGCCTAA
- a CDS encoding cytochrome c — protein MVKEMKQAIPVLATIALAVAAVSALTPKELPPTPLDQLKEQYAKKRTPSVDHSKFPQLQRAFARPQEVTSACIECHNGRHTEVMRSNHWNWEREEYVKGRGVVYLGKKNAVNNFCLAAEGNELACAKCHVGYGMESVKTFDFNDPRNVDCLVCHDGTGTYAKAQNKGGAPSPTVNLTKVAQSVGRPARSNCGVCHFYGGGGNNVKHGDLEEAMFEPTRDVDVHMAVDGANMQCVDCHVTEKHNIRGQLYSLSSMNRNRVTCEQCHGNTPHNDDLLNEHTLKVACQTCHIPVYAKVNATKIYWDWSTAGKLRNGKPYEEKDAEGNILYMSKKGTFRWGKNLKPEYVWFNGTAHHYLPGDRIEDPTQPVILNRFEGSYADPDAKIFPVKVMRTRQFYDPVTRMLLLPKLFAPRHGEGALWEDFDLLRAMEVGMKEHGLPFSGKMDFIETIMYWPVNHMVSPKEKALQCSECHTRHNSRIANLRDFYIPGRDYSPKVEVLGKSLLLVAVLGALVHGGLRVVTSWRRRKEGR, from the coding sequence ATGGTGAAGGAAATGAAACAGGCGATACCCGTTCTTGCAACGATAGCGCTGGCGGTGGCGGCGGTCTCCGCATTGACGCCGAAGGAACTGCCCCCTACCCCGCTAGATCAGCTGAAAGAGCAATACGCAAAGAAACGGACGCCGTCCGTAGACCATAGCAAATTCCCGCAGCTACAACGCGCCTTCGCCCGACCGCAGGAGGTGACTTCAGCGTGCATCGAGTGCCACAACGGTCGGCATACCGAGGTGATGCGCTCGAATCACTGGAACTGGGAGCGTGAGGAGTATGTGAAAGGGCGTGGCGTGGTGTATCTGGGCAAGAAGAACGCGGTCAACAACTTCTGTCTTGCCGCCGAGGGTAACGAGCTCGCTTGCGCCAAATGCCATGTGGGATACGGCATGGAGTCGGTTAAAACCTTCGATTTCAACGATCCGCGCAATGTGGACTGCCTCGTTTGCCATGATGGCACAGGCACTTACGCCAAAGCGCAGAACAAGGGTGGCGCACCCTCACCAACGGTCAACCTGACGAAGGTGGCGCAAAGTGTGGGACGCCCTGCACGCAGTAACTGCGGTGTGTGCCACTTCTACGGAGGCGGCGGCAACAACGTCAAACACGGCGACCTCGAGGAAGCCATGTTCGAACCCACGCGCGACGTAGACGTGCACATGGCGGTGGACGGGGCGAACATGCAGTGCGTGGACTGCCATGTCACTGAGAAGCACAACATCCGCGGTCAGCTTTATTCGCTCTCGTCCATGAACCGCAACCGCGTTACCTGTGAGCAATGTCATGGCAACACCCCTCACAACGACGACCTGCTCAACGAACACACACTGAAAGTGGCATGCCAGACATGTCACATCCCGGTCTACGCCAAAGTGAACGCCACCAAAATCTACTGGGACTGGTCTACCGCAGGCAAACTACGGAATGGCAAGCCGTATGAAGAGAAGGATGCCGAGGGCAACATCCTCTACATGTCCAAGAAAGGTACTTTCCGCTGGGGCAAGAACCTGAAACCGGAGTATGTATGGTTCAACGGCACGGCTCACCACTACCTGCCGGGCGACCGTATCGAAGACCCCACACAACCCGTCATCCTGAACCGCTTTGAAGGCTCTTACGCCGACCCCGACGCCAAAATCTTCCCAGTCAAGGTCATGCGCACCCGGCAGTTCTATGACCCTGTCACCCGGATGCTGTTGTTGCCCAAATTGTTCGCGCCCAGACACGGCGAGGGTGCGCTCTGGGAAGACTTCGACCTGCTACGGGCAATGGAGGTAGGCATGAAAGAGCACGGCTTGCCCTTCAGCGGAAAGATGGATTTCATCGAGACCATCATGTACTGGCCCGTCAACCACATGGTCTCCCCGAAGGAGAAGGCGTTACAATGCAGTGAGTGCCATACGCGCCACAACAGTCGCATCGCCAACCTGAGGGACTTCTACATTCCCGGACGAGACTACTCGCCAAAAGTGGAGGTTTTGGGCAAATCGCTGTTGCTGGTCGCAGTGCTGGGCGCGCTGGTACATGGCGGTTTGCGCGTGGTTACCTCATGGAGACGGCGCAAGGAGGGACGATAA
- the nadD gene encoding putative nicotinate-nucleotide adenylyltransferase — MRVGILGGTFDPIHYAHLFVAEEARQRFELEQVVFIPCGIPPHKKSYTVSSAEHRFAMTLLATASNPYFRASRIEIERGGVSYTVDTLEQWSHLYSHHELFLIMGADSLVHMASWKQPDRICQLAHIIAASRPGFDLTSLRLPDTLCRHVYVMEMPLLDISATDIRNRVRRGLSIRYLTPDSVVQYILKHQLYRNEPLEEPNEF; from the coding sequence ATGCGCGTCGGCATCCTGGGTGGCACGTTTGACCCCATCCATTACGCCCATCTGTTTGTGGCGGAGGAGGCGCGCCAGCGTTTCGAGCTGGAGCAGGTGGTGTTTATCCCCTGTGGAATACCACCGCATAAGAAGAGCTACACAGTGTCCTCGGCAGAGCATCGTTTCGCCATGACCCTGTTGGCGACGGCAAGCAATCCCTATTTTCGCGCATCACGCATCGAGATAGAGCGCGGCGGCGTGTCGTATACGGTGGATACGCTGGAGCAGTGGAGCCACCTCTACTCGCACCACGAGCTGTTTCTCATCATGGGAGCAGACTCGCTGGTGCATATGGCATCATGGAAACAGCCGGATCGCATCTGCCAGCTGGCGCATATCATCGCAGCGTCACGCCCCGGCTTCGACCTGACGAGCCTGCGCCTGCCCGATACGCTATGCCGTCACGTCTACGTGATGGAGATGCCTTTGCTGGATATTTCCGCCACCGATATCCGCAATCGGGTACGGCGCGGCTTGTCCATCCGATACCTGACGCCTGATAGCGTGGTACAGTATATCCTGAAACATCAGCTGTATCGCAACGAACCGCTGGAGGAACCGAATGAGTTTTGA
- the rsfS gene encoding ribosomal silencing factor RsfS, giving the protein MTAEEKVDIIVRAAEEVKAEDISQIDLRGKTILADYFLLMNGRSNIQVRAIVDKIIEFMEEAGEREVRLEGYVRGEWVLLDYGDVVVHVMQPEVREFYGLEEFWRSAPLLDKRG; this is encoded by the coding sequence TTGACAGCCGAAGAGAAAGTGGACATTATTGTGCGAGCCGCGGAAGAAGTGAAAGCAGAGGACATCTCGCAGATCGACCTGCGCGGCAAGACCATTCTGGCAGACTATTTCCTGCTGATGAACGGACGTTCGAATATCCAAGTGCGTGCCATCGTGGACAAGATCATCGAGTTCATGGAAGAAGCAGGAGAGCGCGAGGTGCGCTTGGAAGGGTATGTACGCGGAGAGTGGGTGCTACTGGACTACGGTGATGTGGTGGTGCACGTCATGCAGCCTGAGGTGCGTGAGTTCTACGGACTGGAGGAGTTCTGGCGCAGTGCGCCGCTCCTGGACAAACGGGGGTAA